One part of the Arachidicoccus terrestris genome encodes these proteins:
- a CDS encoding bifunctional helix-turn-helix transcriptional regulator/GNAT family N-acetyltransferase, whose product MKLFEKTGKMAIGSRLRLLTSKITDDSALLYGLYNIELTPKWFPVFFVLSDNASMTITEIAQQIGHSQPSVTKIVKEMARSGLVKSNLKSTDKRRNVVGLTTKGKELSQKIHLQYQDVDAAIENIEKEASYPLWEAIAEWEFLLGQKSLFLRVKEQKKRRESRDVKIISYTPKYKAVFRALNEAWINQYFEMEEADYKALDNPELILKKGGKILVALYNGKPVGVCALIKMTDTDYDFEMAKMAVSPEAQGKHIGWLLGKAIVKAAKEAGASKLYLESNTRLTPAINLYYKLGFVKVTGIHSPYKRANIHMELDLKAK is encoded by the coding sequence ATGAAATTGTTTGAAAAAACAGGTAAGATGGCTATCGGGAGCCGCCTCAGGTTGCTGACCTCTAAGATAACCGATGACTCAGCATTGCTATATGGATTATACAATATAGAACTGACACCTAAGTGGTTTCCTGTTTTCTTTGTGCTCTCTGATAATGCATCAATGACGATAACGGAGATCGCTCAGCAAATTGGCCATTCTCAGCCATCGGTTACGAAAATAGTGAAAGAAATGGCCAGGTCCGGCCTTGTTAAGAGCAATCTTAAATCCACAGATAAGCGTAGAAATGTTGTTGGGTTGACAACAAAAGGGAAGGAGTTATCCCAAAAGATACATCTGCAGTATCAGGATGTAGACGCTGCTATTGAAAATATTGAAAAGGAGGCGAGCTATCCTCTTTGGGAAGCCATAGCCGAATGGGAGTTCTTATTGGGGCAAAAGTCTCTGTTTTTGCGTGTGAAGGAGCAAAAAAAGAGACGAGAGAGCCGGGATGTGAAGATTATATCCTATACTCCTAAATATAAGGCTGTATTCCGGGCATTGAACGAAGCATGGATTAACCAATATTTTGAGATGGAGGAAGCTGATTATAAGGCCCTTGATAATCCGGAACTGATATTGAAAAAAGGTGGGAAAATATTGGTAGCCTTGTATAACGGCAAGCCGGTTGGGGTCTGTGCGCTCATTAAAATGACGGACACCGATTATGATTTTGAAATGGCGAAAATGGCTGTTTCCCCCGAGGCGCAGGGAAAGCATATCGGTTGGTTACTCGGAAAGGCGATTGTGAAAGCCGCGAAGGAGGCCGGTGCTTCTAAGCTTTATCTGGAGAGTAATACACGCTTGACACCTGCAATCAATCTATACTATAAACTGGGCTTTGTCAAAGTAACAGGCATCCATTCTCCCTATAAACGGGCCAATATCCATATGGAATTGGATTTGAAGGCTAAATAA
- a CDS encoding helix-hairpin-helix domain-containing protein translates to MAKSLSPWTENKRYRQMSCNYTHNRVADRRMHKCIPNSGAKIIHIVSTLLRDAEKDQISTNHADQLGQPSDEFFVSCVDSIFKSKQLIMTQQKTKRICPNGHSYYKTSHCPVCPVCAAERKPPEDFYAALAAPARRALLSHQINDPETLSQLSRKEVQGWHGIGDKAIALLDQALTEAGLCFRSQ, encoded by the coding sequence CGAAAATAAGCGGTATCGCCAGATGTCCTGCAATTACACACACAATCGCGTTGCCGACCGGCGCATGCATAAATGCATTCCAAATTCCGGCGCAAAAATAATTCACATAGTCTCAACCCTTTTACGAGATGCGGAAAAAGATCAGATCTCCACGAATCATGCGGATCAGTTGGGGCAACCCTCTGATGAATTTTTTGTATCTTGTGTTGACAGTATTTTTAAAAGTAAGCAGCTGATAATGACACAGCAGAAGACAAAAAGAATCTGTCCAAATGGGCATAGCTATTACAAAACCAGTCATTGCCCCGTTTGTCCGGTCTGTGCGGCTGAGCGCAAACCGCCCGAAGATTTTTATGCCGCACTTGCAGCCCCCGCCAGGCGTGCACTATTATCCCATCAGATAAACGATCCGGAGACACTTTCCCAACTAAGCAGGAAAGAAGTGCAGGGCTGGCATGGGATAGGCGATAAGGCAATAGCCCTGCTCGACCAGGCTCTGACAGAAGCAGGCCTTTGCTTTCGATCTCAGTAG